In Leptidea sinapis chromosome 8, ilLepSina1.1, whole genome shotgun sequence, a single window of DNA contains:
- the LOC126965741 gene encoding 40S ribosomal protein S5, with the protein MAEENWNDDGMESGGVAIDNQPLPPAADIPEIKLFGRWSCYDVQVSDMSLQDYISVKEKYAKYLPHSAGRYAHKRFRKAQCPIVERLTNSLMMHGRNNGKKLMAVRIVKHAFEIIHLLTGENPLQVLVTAIINSGPREDSTRIGRAGTVRRQAVDVSPLRRVNQAIWLLCTGAREAAFRNIKTIAECVADELINAAKGSSNSYAIKKKDELERVAKSNR; encoded by the coding sequence ATGGCCGAGGAAAACTGGAATGATGATGGCATGGAGTCAGGCGGCGTGGCCATTGATAACCAGCCACTGCCCCCAGCTGCAGATATCCCTGAAATCAAATTGTTCGGAAGATGGAGTTGTTACGATGTTCAAGTGTCGGATATGTCTTTGCAGGATTATATATCCGTGAAGGAAAAATACGCAAAGTACCTACCCCATTCAGCTGGTAGGTATGCTCACAAGCGATTCCGTAAGGCTCAGTGCCCAATCGTTGAACGATTGACTAATTCATTGATGATGCATGGACGTAAcaatggcaaaaagttaatggCAGTGCGTATTGTGAAGCACGCATTTGAAATTATCCATTTGTTAACTGGTGAAAACCCTCTTCAAGTCCTGGTTACTGCTATTATCAATTCTGGACCTCGTGAAGATTCTACTAGAATTGGTCGTGCTGGTACGGTCCGTCGTCAGGCTGTGGATGTGTCACCATTAAGAAGAGTCAACCAAGCCATTTGGTTACTTTGCACAGGTGCTCGTGAAGCAGCCTTCAGAAATATTAAGACCATTGCAGAGTGTGTTGCTGATGAACTCATCAATGCAGCAAAAGGTTCATCAAACTCTTATGCAATTAAGAAGAAAGATGAGTTAGAGCGAGTCGCTAAATCTAACCGTTAA
- the LOC126965696 gene encoding NADPH:adrenodoxin oxidoreductase, mitochondrial translates to MLKTNIFKRVVTFRCYTTSKWLPRVCVVGAGPAGFYAAMHLVKHLQSVQIDIIEKLPVPFGLVRYGVAPDHPEVKNVINQFSKLANNKSINFIGNIALGKDIDLITLRQHYDAVLLTYGAEEDRHLGIENECAANVIAARNFVGWYNGHPQHKDLEVDLSGETAAIIGQGNVALDIARILLSPIDLLKKTDITENALQAISQSNIKELYLIGRRGPLQVAFTIKELREQLKLNGCRTIWRGNDFIGIADIISSLPRPRKRLTELMLKSLNEQNENQQNMTHTKSFFPIFFRSPNKFLVNDNGHVSGIELTCNTLEGDKLENQKCVATSQKEILSCDLVFRSIGYKSVQADKTLKLNPNGSVINDNGRVLNDEDGDLGKLYVAGWLSTSPVGVIVNTMGNAFQVAKNICSDLQNSNCTQVKDGIQSMLKSSGKQFVDWQGWEKIDQYEVTQGAKQGKPREKVTSIKKMLEISAST, encoded by the exons ATGCTAAAAACGAACATTTTTAAACGTGTAGTAACGTTTAGGTGTTATACTACATCAAAATGGTTACCACGAGTTTGTGTAGTTGGTGCCGGTCCAGCAGGATTTTATGCTGCTATGCATTTAGTGAAACATCTTCAATCTGTCCAGATTGATATTATTGAAAAGTTACCTGTACCGTTTGGGCTTGTGCG atatgGAGTAGCACCAGATCATCCAgaagtaaaaaatgttataaatcaattttccaagTTAGCCAATAACAAAAGTATAAACTTTATTGGCAACATAGCACTAGGGAAAGACATAGATTTAATAACACTAAGGCAACATTATGACGCTGTATTGCTT ACATATGGAGCTGAAGAGGATCGTCATTTAGGGATTGAAAATGAATGTGCAGCAAATGTTATTGCAGCTCGAAACTTTGTGGGCTGGTATAATGGACATCCTCAACATAAAGATCTAGAG GTTGACTTATCTGGTGAAACAGCAGCAATAATTGGTCAAGGAAATGTAGCTCTAGATATTGCAAGAATTCTCCTCTCTCCAATAGATTTATTGAAAAAGACTGACATTACAGAGAATGCCTTACAAGCAATATCACAATCAAATATTAAGGAACTATATTTAATAGGAAGAAGAGGGCCGCTACAAGTAGCATTTACTATCAAAGAACTGAGGGAACAACTTAAACTTAATGGGTGCAGAACAATATGGAGGGGAAATGATTTTATTGGGATTGCAGACATTATAAGTAGTTTGCCTCGACCTAGAAAAAGATTAACTGAACTTATGTTGAAGTCATTAAATGAACAGaatgaaaaccaacaaaatatgaCACACACAAAATCCTTTTTTCCTATATTTTTCAGAAGTCCAAACAAATTTTTAGTAAATGATAATGGCCATGTTAGTGGAATTGAACTCACTTGTAACACGTTAGAAGGTGATAAATTGGAAAACCAGAAATGTGTTGCTACATcacaaaaagaaatattgagCTGTGATTTAGTTTTCCGAAGTATTGGCTATAAAAGTGTCCAAGCTGACAAAACATTAAAACTCAACCCTAATGGAAGTGTTATAAATGACAATGGCAGAGTGCTTAATGATGAAGATGGTGATCTGGGAAAACTTTATGTAGCTGGATGGTTAAGTACAAGTCCTGTTGGTGTTATTGTAAACACAATGGGAAATGCATTTCAAGTTGCCAAAAATATCTGCAGTGATTTGCAAAATTCTAATTGTACTCAAGTAAAAGATGGAATCCAAAGTATGTTGAAGTCTTCTGGCAAGCAATTTGTTGATTGGCAGGGGTGGGAAAAAATAGACCAATATGAAGTGACTCAGGGAGCAAAACAGGGAAAACCTAGAGAAAAAGTAACTTCTATTAAAAAGATGTTAGAGATTTCTGCAAGTACATAG